From one Rosa rugosa chromosome 4, drRosRugo1.1, whole genome shotgun sequence genomic stretch:
- the LOC133744559 gene encoding uncharacterized protein LOC133744559, with amino-acid sequence MTLTPPSRLSATKAPLKINFKKSLEGVPVCTCGQAQLREVTLQEENDAYENAISNCESKIQEKIEEAELLRRKLEELEDTEKNLRDELENAQTALDTSRSRGSDEAVGNSKTSVETGDDMESSKKAILDMLEERKRELSACAPV; translated from the exons ATGACATTGACACCTCCGTCTCGCTTATCAGCCACAAAAGCACCATTGAAAATCAACTTCAAGAAATCATTGGAAGGAG TTCCTGTTTGTACTTGTGGACAGGCCCAGTTGAGAGAGGTGACATTGCAGGAGGAAAATGATGCATATGAAAATGCTATATCAAACTGTGAAAGTAAAATACAGGAGAAGATTGAGGAAGCGGAGTTACTTAGGAGGAAGTTAgag GAATTGGAGGACACTGAAAAGAATTTGAGAGATGAGCTGGAAAATGCACAAACAGCATTGGATACCAGTCGATCTCGCGGATCAGATGAAGCTGTTGGCAACTCCAAAACATCAGTTGAAACTGGAGATGACATGGAATCATCAAAGAAAGCTATACTAGACATGTTAGAGGAGAGGAAAAGAGAATTG aGTGCGTGTGCACCTGTGTAA